From Rutidosis leptorrhynchoides isolate AG116_Rl617_1_P2 chromosome 3, CSIRO_AGI_Rlap_v1, whole genome shotgun sequence, a single genomic window includes:
- the LOC139900194 gene encoding transcription factor bHLH18-like: protein MEPWLPELEMQDQGFMNQYHQMNRPYHHQHLMEDFSVDSFSSESYTENPSFIDQSYQTHTREDEQVDINQPFHYKKENPSNKELTPEKTKLVPETTPNTFTISFGDIKPKDEILSFGDSYGCNESGGKRVPTVIRSPNQVQDHVLAERKRREKLAQRFVSLSSLLPDLKKMDKATVLEDAANYIQELENRVKELEGESGLKRKGMQESVIGTKRTRLSCSDDDIGSCSNATNVEESSSPNCDSEIEVKTSGCNLLVEIYSRKSCVSLVKVLSEMKKLGLSVISCNTMPFADTTLLITIVVKMNDGFIMSATDLVKNLQLVI from the exons ATGGAACCTTGGCTACCAGAATTG GAAATGCAAGATCAAGGGTTCATGAATCAATATCATCAGATGAATAGAccttatcatcatcaacatctaaTGGAGGACTTCAGTGTTGATTCATTTTCATCTGAAAGCTACACAGAAAACCCTTCTTTTATCGATCAATCATATCAAACTCATACGCGTGAAGATGAACAAGTCGACATCAATCAGCCGTTTCATTACAAAAAGGAGAACCCTAGTAATAAGGAACTAACACCAGAAAAAACAAAACTAGTGCCTGAAACTACTCCGAACACTTTCACTATATCATTTGGTGATATAAAGCCTAAAGATGAGATCCTTTCTTTTGGTGATTCATATGGTTGCAATGAATCTGGAGGCAAAAGGGTTCCAACCGTGATTAGGAGTCCGaatcaagttcaagatcatgtgttggCCGAGAGAAAACGAAGAGAAAAGTTAGCTCAGCGGTTTGTTTCTTTGTCGTCCCTTCTTCctgatcttaaaaag ATGGACAAGGCAACTGTATTAGAAGACGCGGCCAATTACATCCAAGAACTTGAAAATCGAGTGAAGGAACTCGAGGGAGAATCGGGTTTGAAGAGAAAGGGCATGCAAGAATCGGTCATAGGCACTAAGAGAACAAGACTTAGTTGTAGTGATGATGACATTGGTTCGTGTTCTAATGCGACAAACGTTGAAGAGAGTAGTAGTCCTAATTGTGATTCGGAGATCGAAGTGAAAACGTCAGGATGCAATCTATTAGTCGAAATCTATAGCCGTAAAAGCTGTGTTTCATTAGTGAAAGTGCTAAGTGAGATGAAAAAGCTTGGTCTATCTGTCATTAGTTGCAACACCATGCCTTTTGCTGATACCACTCTTCTTATCACCATTGTTGTTAAG ATGAATGATGGCTTCATCATGTCAGCGACAGATCTTGTGAAGAACCTGCAGCTAGTTATTTAA